A genomic region of Hydrogenovibrio crunogenus contains the following coding sequences:
- a CDS encoding M90 family metallopeptidase: MAFKWLSHLHTRYILHRHPIPHELWHRLMRDNALFHGLTSVEKAHLRELTTLFLHQKNFKGTQGFEITLNIGVAISAQACLLILHLGLEYYDECDDIIIYPGAFKVARQTPDEMGLVSHEAKVLAGESWLQGPVIVSWDASFAEMEKTMPGHNVVLHEFAHKLDMLNGRANGMPPLHRNMVREVWTKVFTEAFEHLQTRLEHHQHPEINEYAATSPAEFFAVTTEYFFTAPTKLRRHFPKVFTQLCLFYRQNPIKWQSGSFS; encoded by the coding sequence ATGGCGTTTAAATGGCTGAGCCACCTGCACACACGTTACATTCTGCATCGGCACCCGATTCCGCATGAGCTCTGGCATCGTTTGATGCGAGACAATGCTTTATTTCATGGTCTGACCTCGGTGGAAAAGGCGCATCTGCGAGAACTGACAACCTTATTTCTGCACCAAAAAAACTTTAAAGGCACGCAAGGGTTTGAAATAACGCTGAATATTGGGGTGGCAATTTCTGCTCAAGCTTGTTTATTAATCTTACATTTGGGGCTGGAATATTATGATGAATGCGACGATATTATTATTTATCCTGGTGCATTTAAAGTCGCAAGGCAGACACCGGATGAAATGGGCTTAGTCTCACATGAAGCGAAAGTGCTGGCGGGTGAATCTTGGTTGCAAGGACCGGTCATTGTCTCTTGGGATGCTTCTTTCGCAGAAATGGAAAAGACAATGCCAGGGCATAATGTGGTGTTGCATGAGTTTGCACATAAGCTGGATATGTTGAATGGCCGTGCCAATGGTATGCCGCCTTTGCACCGTAATATGGTGCGAGAAGTTTGGACAAAGGTGTTCACTGAAGCGTTTGAGCATCTTCAAACTCGGTTAGAGCATCATCAACATCCCGAAATTAATGAGTATGCTGCCACCTCACCGGCCGAATTTTTTGCCGTGACCACGGAATACTTTTTCACCGCACCGACAAAGCTGCGCCGTCATTTTCCAAAAGTCTTTACTCAGTTGTGTTTGTTTTATCGACAAAACCCAATCAAATGGCAATCAGGTTCATTCTCCTAG
- a CDS encoding DUF4389 domain-containing protein: protein MSEEETVKSYKDRNVWMRGLYMVIFMVFWGVAEFVAFFVVLVQFLTVLFTAKTNDKLVRFGKSLCLYQYEILLFLTYNSEEHPYPMGDWPEVPENIEKDEHEVPEYKSDISEK from the coding sequence ATGTCAGAAGAAGAAACAGTTAAGTCCTATAAAGATCGTAATGTTTGGATGCGCGGTTTATATATGGTGATTTTTATGGTCTTTTGGGGTGTGGCGGAATTCGTCGCTTTTTTTGTGGTGCTGGTGCAGTTTCTGACGGTACTGTTTACCGCTAAAACGAATGACAAGCTGGTACGGTTTGGGAAGAGTTTGTGTCTGTATCAATATGAAATTCTGTTATTCCTGACTTACAACAGTGAAGAACATCCTTATCCAATGGGTGATTGGCCGGAAGTGCCTGAAAACATCGAGAAAGATGAACATGAAGTGCCCGAATATAAATCGGATATTTCTGAAAAGTAA
- the hypF gene encoding carbamoyltransferase HypF, whose amino-acid sequence MRLSNSLAKSQPVPKGNGLTFEETIQLRLHLFGRVQGVGFRPFIFQLAQLLGLRGSVANDTQGVEVWLQGTPQAIQQFQQCLTSQKPDFFPKQAVIDGIESHSVPLAEQKRFENFSIIASSSENQESQAIQISPDLAVCDHCLQEFHDPTNRRYHDPFINCSDCGPRYSILSHSPYDRPHSSMQAYTMCAACAAEYQNPNSRRFHTQGICCPDCGPRITLFDALRHPLAEGATAIQQAAQCLKTAGLVAFKGVGGFHLLCNATDSNAVATLRQRKRRATKPFAVLCSNLEMAQQIAHLSSHEIELLTSEVKPIVLVEKRTDSDLCEEVASNIHRLGVFLAYTPLHHLLFQLIDFPLVATSANLSGEPILYEASDVFEKLCQPNHSLVEAVLDFDREIVNPCDDSIVQSINGKSMVLRLGRGLAPYYQPLSHQAESPKKTALAVGAQQKSAVACDDGKRVMLSPYLGELGSLAAFQRFQYTLQSFLTLHHLTPNQVMSDIHPDYASSQWAAEYAQQNALPYVTVQHHYAHALACMVEHQLESPVLAFCWDGTGLGDDLSSWGGEVLLADKTGYERVLHVKPFKLLGGDQASRQPRRVALGLLFDFYSLETVLTLDVPTIDAFSQTEIEQLYSLYQRNLNSPFSSSMGRVFDAIASLCGIVQTLDYEGQSGLWMEPFYDNSITEAYDCRIKQNQIDFEPMIQQLIMDHQQGVAISTRVSRFLNALVNVIDDVAHQFKELPVIVTGGVFQNKTLMALLERRFVDKARPFYFQQHTPLNDGSIALGQLLAKRKASNL is encoded by the coding sequence ATGCGATTATCGAACAGTTTAGCCAAGTCTCAGCCAGTGCCTAAGGGGAATGGTTTGACATTCGAAGAGACTATTCAACTCAGATTACACCTTTTTGGCCGTGTCCAGGGTGTGGGATTTCGTCCGTTTATTTTTCAGCTGGCGCAGTTGCTGGGACTGCGAGGATCGGTCGCTAATGATACGCAAGGCGTTGAGGTGTGGTTACAGGGGACGCCACAAGCCATTCAACAGTTTCAGCAATGTCTAACCAGCCAGAAACCTGATTTTTTTCCCAAGCAAGCGGTGATTGATGGAATTGAAAGCCATTCTGTGCCACTGGCAGAACAGAAGCGCTTTGAGAATTTCTCCATTATTGCCAGTTCGTCCGAGAATCAAGAATCGCAAGCCATTCAAATTTCACCAGACCTGGCGGTGTGTGACCATTGTTTGCAGGAGTTTCATGATCCGACGAACCGGCGTTATCATGACCCTTTTATCAATTGTTCAGATTGTGGGCCTCGCTATTCCATTTTATCTCATTCACCTTATGATCGACCGCATTCCAGTATGCAGGCTTATACGATGTGTGCAGCCTGCGCAGCAGAATATCAAAACCCAAATAGCCGTCGTTTTCATACTCAAGGTATTTGCTGCCCAGATTGCGGTCCGAGAATAACGCTGTTTGATGCTTTGCGACATCCTCTTGCCGAAGGAGCTACTGCGATTCAACAGGCTGCACAATGTTTGAAAACAGCAGGCCTGGTCGCTTTTAAAGGGGTGGGCGGGTTTCATTTGTTATGCAATGCGACCGATTCCAATGCGGTGGCAACCCTTCGGCAGAGAAAGCGTCGAGCGACCAAACCGTTTGCAGTGTTATGCTCCAACTTGGAGATGGCACAACAAATCGCTCACCTAAGTTCGCATGAAATCGAATTGCTGACCTCTGAAGTAAAGCCGATTGTGTTGGTTGAAAAAAGAACGGATTCTGACCTGTGTGAGGAGGTCGCCTCCAACATTCATCGTCTTGGTGTGTTTTTAGCGTATACGCCCTTGCATCACTTATTGTTTCAGTTAATCGATTTCCCCTTGGTGGCGACCAGTGCCAATCTCAGTGGCGAACCCATTTTGTATGAAGCGTCCGATGTTTTTGAGAAGCTTTGCCAACCTAATCATTCGTTAGTGGAGGCGGTGCTCGATTTTGATCGAGAAATTGTCAATCCTTGTGATGACAGCATTGTGCAAAGTATCAATGGCAAATCCATGGTGTTACGCTTGGGAAGAGGGTTAGCGCCTTATTATCAACCCTTGTCGCATCAGGCGGAATCCCCTAAAAAAACCGCCTTAGCGGTGGGGGCACAACAAAAAAGTGCCGTAGCCTGCGACGATGGCAAACGGGTTATGTTGTCGCCTTACCTGGGAGAGTTAGGGTCTTTAGCCGCTTTCCAACGCTTTCAATATACTCTGCAAAGCTTTCTTACTTTGCATCATCTCACGCCAAATCAAGTAATGAGCGATATTCATCCAGACTATGCGAGCAGTCAATGGGCGGCGGAGTATGCCCAACAGAATGCACTGCCTTATGTGACGGTGCAACATCATTACGCCCATGCGTTGGCCTGTATGGTGGAACATCAGTTGGAATCTCCCGTGCTGGCCTTTTGTTGGGATGGTACGGGACTGGGAGACGACCTCTCTAGTTGGGGCGGCGAAGTGTTGCTGGCTGACAAAACAGGATATGAACGTGTTTTGCATGTGAAACCATTTAAATTGCTGGGGGGCGATCAAGCCAGTCGCCAGCCTCGTCGAGTGGCGTTAGGTCTGTTGTTCGACTTTTATTCTTTAGAAACCGTTTTAACGTTGGATGTTCCGACGATTGACGCGTTTAGCCAAACAGAAATAGAACAACTGTATTCTCTGTATCAGCGAAACTTAAACAGCCCTTTTTCCAGTTCCATGGGGCGGGTGTTTGATGCCATTGCCAGTCTGTGCGGCATTGTGCAAACGCTGGATTATGAAGGGCAAAGCGGCCTTTGGATGGAACCCTTCTATGATAATTCGATCACGGAGGCGTATGATTGTCGAATCAAACAGAATCAGATTGATTTTGAACCGATGATTCAACAGCTCATTATGGATCACCAACAAGGCGTCGCTATATCTACCCGGGTCAGTCGCTTTTTGAATGCGTTGGTGAATGTCATCGACGACGTTGCCCACCAATTCAAGGAGCTTCCCGTCATTGTCACGGGAGGGGTGTTTCAGAATAAAACATTGATGGCCTTGCTTGAGCGACGCTTTGTCGATAAAGCCCGCCCATTCTATTTTCAACAACACACCCCATTGAATGATGGATCGATTGCGTTAGGACAATTGTTGGCAAAAAGAAAAGCGTCAAATTTATAG
- a CDS encoding HyaD/HybD family hydrogenase maturation endopeptidase codes for MTFPELSSNPPCIAIMGVGNILFTDEGIGIYATEFLKQNYQFSPTIDLIDGGTIGMDLIHYYQSYDHLLLLDTISVGEAKTPGEVYSLSSEVLQGMGQYRQTAHEVEVLQTLELGALAGEIAQVQIIAMVPQDIETVAFELTRPVRQNIGLLINSVIQHLKTLGVTVTPGASPATLDAIIEQFSQVSASA; via the coding sequence ATGACGTTTCCCGAGCTTTCTTCCAATCCTCCTTGCATTGCAATCATGGGGGTGGGTAATATTTTGTTCACCGATGAAGGAATCGGTATCTATGCCACGGAGTTTTTAAAGCAGAACTATCAGTTTTCTCCCACCATCGATTTGATTGATGGTGGCACGATCGGGATGGATTTGATTCATTATTATCAGAGTTACGATCACTTATTGTTATTGGATACCATCAGTGTCGGAGAGGCTAAAACGCCCGGAGAAGTCTATTCCTTAAGCTCGGAAGTCTTGCAAGGCATGGGACAATATCGACAGACCGCGCATGAAGTCGAAGTCTTGCAAACCTTGGAGTTAGGCGCTTTGGCAGGTGAGATTGCCCAGGTACAAATTATCGCGATGGTACCGCAAGACATCGAAACGGTTGCGTTTGAATTGACCCGACCCGTTCGGCAAAATATTGGATTGTTGATTAATAGTGTGATTCAGCACCTCAAAACTCTAGGTGTGACGGTCACGCCGGGTGCCTCACCAGCAACGTTGGATGCGATTATCGAACAGTTTAGCCAAGTCTCAGCCAGTGCCTAA
- a CDS encoding nickel-dependent hydrogenase large subunit: protein MTEATKKQKIVIDPVTRIEGHLRVEIEVDEHNTVTEAWASGQLFRGIETILKGRDPRDTGLIAQRICGVCTNSHYRASISAVENAYDIVPPRNAEIVRNLISLALFVQDHLVHYYHLHSLDYVDVTSALEADCHKASEIAHQWHKHPYNCSQGDLAAVQEKLANFVNAGRLGLFANGYWGHAQYKLSPEENLIHMNHYLEALRIQREVSKAIAIFGGKTPHPQNLVVGGVTSVMDMLNPQRLNDYLFIIKDMQEFLKRAYLPDMKMVVAAYGDNIKAGEGRGHGNFMCSGGYQLSDDEPLFASGIIWGHDFSKTEPFDDTQITEEASRSWYADEAPTSPYDETTEPDYTDMNADGTLKTEGKYSWIKAPRYQGQPMEVGPAARMIIGYVKNAKAVRPYMQHFMDETGLELMDFSSAIGRNAARAVEAEVVCDLIFAFVSELIENIKYYDETTWTKYDFEALPLETKGRAVLEVPRGMLSHFIRIQEAKVKNYQAVVPTTWNASPKDGQGVRGPYEEAIVGLKLADPQQPLEVLRAVHSFDPCLACAVHVIDAQGHTLSEHRVNPIATC, encoded by the coding sequence ATGACAGAAGCCACTAAAAAACAGAAAATTGTAATTGATCCGGTCACCCGAATTGAAGGGCATTTAAGGGTTGAAATTGAAGTCGATGAGCACAATACCGTCACCGAAGCTTGGGCATCCGGTCAATTGTTTCGCGGGATTGAAACCATTTTGAAAGGTCGGGATCCTCGGGATACCGGTTTGATTGCGCAGCGTATTTGCGGTGTCTGTACCAACTCACATTATCGTGCGTCAATCAGTGCGGTGGAAAATGCTTATGACATCGTGCCGCCGCGCAATGCTGAAATCGTTCGCAATCTGATTTCCCTAGCGTTGTTTGTGCAAGATCATCTCGTACATTATTACCACTTACACTCTTTGGATTATGTGGATGTTACCAGCGCATTGGAAGCCGATTGTCACAAAGCCAGTGAAATAGCCCATCAATGGCATAAACACCCGTATAACTGTTCGCAAGGGGATTTGGCAGCCGTGCAGGAAAAGCTGGCGAATTTTGTTAACGCCGGTCGTTTAGGGCTTTTCGCCAATGGCTATTGGGGGCATGCCCAATACAAGTTATCGCCGGAAGAAAATTTGATTCATATGAACCATTATCTGGAAGCACTGCGGATTCAAAGGGAAGTCAGTAAAGCCATCGCCATTTTCGGGGGCAAAACCCCACATCCGCAAAATCTGGTGGTCGGCGGGGTGACCAGCGTGATGGACATGCTGAATCCGCAGCGTTTGAACGACTATCTTTTCATTATCAAAGACATGCAGGAATTTCTAAAACGGGCGTATCTGCCGGATATGAAAATGGTGGTGGCCGCTTATGGCGACAATATCAAAGCCGGAGAAGGTCGCGGCCACGGCAATTTTATGTGTTCGGGAGGCTATCAATTGTCGGATGATGAACCGTTGTTTGCCAGTGGCATTATCTGGGGACATGATTTCTCGAAAACAGAACCGTTTGACGACACTCAAATTACCGAAGAAGCCTCTCGTTCCTGGTATGCCGATGAGGCTCCGACCAGCCCCTATGATGAAACCACGGAGCCGGATTACACCGATATGAATGCGGATGGAACCTTGAAGACCGAAGGGAAATACAGCTGGATTAAAGCCCCGCGTTATCAAGGGCAACCAATGGAAGTCGGGCCGGCTGCTAGAATGATCATTGGGTATGTGAAAAATGCTAAGGCGGTACGCCCTTATATGCAGCATTTTATGGATGAAACCGGTTTGGAGCTGATGGATTTCTCTTCCGCCATTGGCCGAAATGCCGCACGTGCCGTTGAGGCCGAAGTGGTGTGTGATCTGATTTTTGCATTTGTCAGTGAGCTGATTGAAAACATTAAATATTACGATGAAACCACATGGACGAAGTACGATTTTGAAGCCTTACCGCTTGAAACCAAAGGGCGAGCGGTTTTGGAAGTGCCGCGAGGTATGTTGAGTCATTTTATCCGCATTCAGGAGGCTAAGGTTAAGAATTACCAGGCGGTGGTCCCCACGACTTGGAATGCCTCGCCCAAAGATGGTCAGGGCGTTCGTGGGCCTTATGAAGAAGCCATTGTCGGCTTGAAACTGGCCGACCCGCAGCAACCTTTGGAAGTGCTTCGGGCGGTGCATTCTTTTGATCCGTGTCTGGCCTGTGCCGTGCATGTAATTGATGCGCAAGGTCACACCTTATCGGAGCACCGTGTAAATCCAATCGCAACTTGTTAA
- a CDS encoding hydrogenase small subunit, producing MRIVIIGGGIAADYLANQILEKDPATEVLILSKESYAPYDRIHLCDLVSGTSCIQDITLELNPNVKVMLNQEVTAIDRQTKHVITEQSQFEYDYLIIASGSQPKTLFDIEHIDNAVTFRSADDSFKIAENLQDRNVVIIGAGPIGLELLDTLMDMPAPKRIYLIVRDESLYSGDLDPSSVALMQKTFEEDPRIVLSFNDEIVDKTVEKGHMTVLQTKQHQIDDPLLIFGIGIRPNIDFARSSLECDRGVLVDRTMRTSDLFIYAVGEAAQIDESGFSAGHAKECRLEADVAVSNIFKTEPAEFHREVAIDGLKVGAFEFIDVVSPRYNMHDEDNEVVLLRSKKEGRIDQYILNNEKLMRFIGVNSNVDALYLKQLIIENENVDASYLYNNRHENERGRLVCSCTGSYQKDLVDLIEAEAVTSFAELKPYSEAGRVCGRCKKDVANLIAHAHVDKAEVERKKAEREAAAKAAQIKKVEKRLEKFNRLHPSNQIDMADFEAALQSFDKAQDFNGWVSMMTLNLQLPPEYDNLVYRSIQHLNKVPVIWLELADCTGNSEAFIKTVNPTIDELILKFISLDYHELLMAASGPHSENRLDQLIEEDQGDYILIVEGAVPLGMGGNFLRIGPQGETGEALLKRVAQHASAVMAVGSCAFDGGVVAAAPNPTGAVGVSEALGRDDIINLPGCPVNPINVVGTLLHYIMFAEMPELGENNKPVWAYAPRVHDNCERRGHYDAGEFVKEWGDEGAKKGWCLFEMGCKGPYADMNCAQMKFNEGTSWPVQVGHGCIACGKGKVAFDEFANNRKVINVPKELTS from the coding sequence ATGCGAATTGTCATCATTGGCGGCGGAATCGCAGCGGATTATTTAGCCAACCAGATTTTGGAAAAAGATCCAGCCACGGAAGTGCTGATCTTGTCCAAAGAGTCGTATGCGCCTTATGATCGTATTCATTTATGCGATTTGGTTTCGGGAACCTCCTGTATTCAAGATATTACGCTGGAACTGAACCCTAACGTCAAAGTGATGCTGAACCAAGAAGTGACGGCCATTGACCGACAGACCAAACACGTCATTACCGAACAAAGCCAATTCGAATACGACTATCTCATCATTGCCTCGGGTTCTCAGCCCAAAACCTTGTTTGATATTGAACATATTGATAATGCCGTTACCTTCCGCAGCGCGGATGACAGCTTTAAAATTGCTGAAAATTTGCAGGACCGCAACGTGGTGATTATCGGTGCCGGTCCAATTGGGCTGGAACTCTTGGATACGTTGATGGATATGCCCGCACCGAAGCGTATTTACCTGATTGTACGGGATGAATCTCTCTATTCCGGCGATTTAGACCCTTCCAGCGTTGCATTGATGCAAAAAACTTTTGAAGAAGATCCTCGAATTGTTTTGTCGTTCAATGATGAGATTGTCGATAAAACGGTTGAAAAAGGTCATATGACGGTGTTGCAAACCAAGCAACACCAAATTGATGATCCGTTGCTGATCTTCGGGATTGGGATTCGCCCCAACATCGACTTTGCACGGTCGTCTTTGGAATGTGATCGAGGGGTGCTGGTGGATCGTACCATGCGCACCTCAGACTTGTTTATTTACGCTGTCGGTGAAGCCGCGCAAATTGATGAAAGCGGCTTTAGTGCCGGTCACGCTAAAGAATGTCGCTTAGAAGCGGATGTGGCCGTCAGTAATATCTTCAAAACCGAGCCTGCGGAATTCCATCGTGAAGTGGCGATAGACGGTTTGAAAGTCGGTGCGTTTGAATTTATTGACGTGGTATCTCCTCGTTACAATATGCACGATGAAGACAATGAAGTGGTGTTGTTGCGCTCTAAAAAAGAAGGTCGTATCGACCAATACATTCTCAATAATGAGAAGCTGATGCGCTTTATTGGCGTCAATTCCAATGTGGACGCGTTGTATCTCAAGCAGCTGATCATTGAAAATGAAAACGTTGATGCTTCTTATTTGTACAACAATCGTCATGAGAATGAACGTGGACGGCTGGTCTGCAGTTGCACCGGCAGTTATCAGAAAGATTTGGTTGACCTCATCGAGGCAGAAGCGGTGACCAGTTTTGCGGAACTGAAGCCTTATTCCGAAGCTGGACGCGTGTGCGGACGTTGTAAAAAAGATGTCGCCAACCTGATCGCGCATGCCCATGTCGATAAAGCTGAAGTCGAACGTAAGAAGGCAGAACGTGAAGCAGCGGCAAAAGCCGCGCAAATCAAAAAAGTGGAAAAGCGACTGGAAAAGTTCAACCGTTTACATCCATCCAATCAAATTGATATGGCCGATTTTGAAGCGGCCTTGCAATCCTTTGATAAAGCGCAGGACTTTAATGGTTGGGTGTCGATGATGACGTTGAACTTACAACTGCCGCCAGAGTATGACAATCTGGTGTATCGAAGTATCCAGCATTTAAATAAAGTCCCCGTCATTTGGCTTGAATTGGCGGATTGTACAGGTAATTCCGAGGCCTTTATCAAAACGGTCAACCCGACGATTGACGAACTGATTTTGAAATTCATCTCACTCGATTATCATGAATTATTAATGGCTGCTTCCGGCCCCCACTCTGAAAATCGATTGGATCAATTGATTGAAGAAGACCAGGGCGACTATATTTTGATTGTGGAAGGTGCGGTACCGTTAGGCATGGGCGGCAACTTTCTGCGAATCGGCCCCCAAGGCGAAACGGGGGAAGCATTGTTAAAACGTGTGGCGCAACATGCTTCCGCGGTCATGGCGGTTGGTTCTTGCGCCTTTGATGGCGGGGTGGTCGCGGCCGCTCCGAACCCGACCGGTGCGGTTGGCGTGTCCGAAGCTTTAGGCCGTGATGACATTATCAATTTACCGGGGTGTCCGGTCAATCCGATTAACGTGGTCGGCACTTTGTTGCATTACATTATGTTTGCAGAAATGCCCGAACTGGGTGAAAACAACAAACCGGTTTGGGCCTATGCGCCTCGCGTGCATGACAACTGCGAACGTCGTGGACACTATGATGCCGGTGAGTTTGTCAAAGAATGGGGTGACGAAGGCGCCAAAAAAGGTTGGTGCCTGTTTGAAATGGGGTGTAAAGGACCTTACGCCGATATGAATTGCGCGCAAATGAAATTCAATGAAGGAACGTCCTGGCCGGTGCAAGTTGGTCATGGCTGTATCGCCTGCGGCAAAGGTAAAGTCGCCTTCGATGAATTTGCCAATAATCGTAAAGTAATCAATGTGCCAAAAGAGTTGACGTCATGA
- the hypA gene encoding hydrogenase maturation nickel metallochaperone HypA, producing the protein MHEYSIVQALIEQCESLAQEHRACQVSKVSVKVGQLSGVEPYLLQTAFEAFKKTSEVCRRAELDMQIQAVEVFCLGCGETNRLSEHHYVCPACQSDRVTITDGKEMFLMQLEMA; encoded by the coding sequence ATGCATGAATATTCTATTGTTCAGGCGCTGATTGAGCAGTGTGAAAGCCTGGCTCAGGAACACCGAGCATGCCAAGTTTCTAAAGTTTCGGTCAAGGTCGGACAGTTAAGTGGTGTAGAGCCGTATCTGCTACAAACCGCATTTGAAGCCTTTAAAAAAACCAGTGAGGTTTGTCGGCGAGCGGAACTGGATATGCAAATTCAAGCGGTAGAGGTCTTTTGTTTAGGCTGTGGAGAAACCAACCGATTGTCAGAACATCATTATGTCTGCCCAGCTTGCCAGAGTGATCGAGTAACGATAACGGATGGCAAAGAGATGTTTTTAATGCAGTTGGAAATGGCGTAG
- the hypE gene encoding hydrogenase expression/formation protein HypE, whose protein sequence is MKVIELSQGGGGVESQQLVQQLFYRHFGNEILLKSEDAAVLSLQGNTAFTTDSFTVSPLFFQGGNIGNLAVAGTLNDLAMMGATPLYLSCAFMIEEGLPFSTLEKVVKSMAEELKKTNAKIVCGDTKVVPQGAVDKLFINTSGIGQVPTNPQAVPSAHRLQKGDAILISGDIGRHGAVVMSARDNMNLQSDLKSDCEVLWPVVESLINKGLSVHALRDATRGGLAAVLNEWAQTSQVCIEVEEDKIPISDAVQGLCELLGFEAYDFANEGTFVMSLPCSQVEDALAVFQQFEFTQQAAMIGKVTEFQPGLVILQTPWGSQRVLELPKGELLPRIC, encoded by the coding sequence ATGAAAGTGATTGAACTTAGCCAGGGCGGCGGTGGAGTCGAAAGTCAGCAGCTCGTCCAACAATTGTTTTATCGTCATTTCGGCAATGAGATTTTATTAAAATCGGAAGACGCCGCCGTACTTTCCCTGCAAGGCAACACCGCGTTTACCACCGACAGCTTTACCGTCAGTCCGTTGTTTTTCCAAGGGGGAAATATCGGTAATCTAGCCGTGGCCGGCACCTTAAATGATTTGGCGATGATGGGCGCAACGCCGTTATATTTAAGCTGTGCATTTATGATTGAAGAAGGGTTGCCTTTTAGCACCTTGGAAAAGGTGGTCAAAAGCATGGCCGAAGAGCTTAAAAAAACCAATGCGAAAATTGTGTGTGGTGATACCAAAGTCGTTCCACAAGGGGCTGTGGATAAGTTGTTTATAAATACGTCAGGTATCGGGCAGGTACCAACCAACCCTCAAGCGGTTCCTTCGGCGCATCGACTGCAAAAAGGGGATGCCATTTTAATCTCGGGAGACATTGGACGACATGGTGCGGTGGTGATGTCGGCACGTGACAATATGAATCTGCAGAGCGACTTGAAAAGTGACTGTGAGGTGTTATGGCCAGTGGTTGAATCCCTTATAAATAAAGGGCTGTCGGTGCATGCGCTGCGAGATGCGACCCGCGGTGGTTTGGCCGCTGTATTGAATGAATGGGCACAAACCTCACAGGTCTGTATCGAAGTGGAGGAAGATAAAATTCCAATTTCGGATGCCGTGCAAGGGTTGTGCGAACTGTTGGGTTTTGAGGCGTATGACTTTGCAAATGAAGGCACTTTTGTGATGAGTCTGCCCTGTTCACAAGTTGAAGACGCGTTAGCAGTTTTTCAACAATTTGAATTTACTCAGCAGGCAGCGATGATTGGAAAAGTGACCGAATTTCAGCCAGGCCTGGTCATTTTGCAAACCCCTTGGGGGAGCCAGCGGGTTTTAGAATTACCTAAGGGCGAATTATTGCCCAGAATTTGTTAA
- the hypD gene encoding hydrogenase formation protein HypD — translation MTTALQLQDLYQGFRQPQTIQALAQKIQQAAHSLSSPLRIMEVCGGHTHTIMKYGLNQLLPDNIEFIHGPGCPVCIMPKERIDHAIALAKMPNTILLTLGDMIRVPGSKTSLAKQRALGSDIRALYSPLDALKIAQENPDKQVVFFAIGFETTTPMTAAVIQQALTLKLPNLFFHINHVLVPPAVAAILSDKDCQINALIGPSHVSVISGAQIYQPLAAQYQMPIVVSGFEPVDVMQSILMIVEQALQERHEVEIQYSRAVTEQGNQKAQQVMETYLEPRAHFRWRGLGDIPLSALQLKEPYRFLDAETVFKAELSDKPIDDHKLCICGDILKGVAKPQDCKVFGRGCDPSRPLGSCMVSSEGACNAYYRYAEVSLPKGKTLEKKRAIA, via the coding sequence ATGACGACGGCACTTCAATTACAAGATTTGTATCAAGGGTTCCGGCAGCCTCAAACCATTCAGGCGTTGGCGCAGAAAATTCAACAAGCGGCGCATTCTTTAAGTTCTCCCCTTCGTATTATGGAAGTCTGTGGTGGCCATACCCACACTATTATGAAGTATGGTCTGAATCAACTATTGCCTGACAATATCGAATTCATTCATGGCCCTGGATGTCCTGTTTGCATCATGCCGAAAGAACGGATTGATCACGCCATTGCCTTAGCGAAAATGCCAAATACCATCTTGCTGACCTTGGGCGATATGATTCGCGTCCCCGGTTCCAAAACCAGTTTGGCAAAGCAGCGCGCTTTAGGTAGCGACATTCGAGCTTTGTATTCGCCATTGGATGCCTTAAAAATTGCCCAGGAAAACCCGGATAAACAGGTGGTGTTTTTTGCCATAGGGTTTGAAACCACCACGCCGATGACGGCAGCAGTCATTCAGCAAGCGCTGACCCTGAAACTCCCCAATCTTTTTTTTCATATCAATCATGTCTTGGTACCCCCGGCTGTAGCAGCCATTTTGTCGGATAAAGACTGTCAGATCAATGCGTTGATCGGTCCTTCGCATGTCAGCGTCATCAGCGGCGCGCAAATTTATCAGCCGTTAGCGGCTCAATATCAAATGCCGATTGTTGTCAGTGGGTTTGAACCGGTGGATGTGATGCAAAGTATTCTGATGATTGTCGAGCAAGCCCTTCAAGAAAGACATGAGGTTGAGATTCAGTATTCACGGGCGGTGACAGAACAGGGTAATCAAAAAGCGCAGCAGGTGATGGAAACCTATCTAGAACCTCGCGCTCATTTCCGGTGGCGTGGATTAGGGGATATTCCGCTCAGTGCACTGCAACTAAAAGAGCCCTATCGTTTTTTGGATGCCGAAACGGTTTTTAAAGCGGAATTGTCTGATAAACCGATTGACGATCATAAACTCTGTATTTGCGGGGATATTCTTAAAGGTGTCGCCAAACCACAAGATTGCAAGGTATTTGGTCGAGGCTGCGATCCGTCACGGCCCTTAGGCAGTTGCATGGTGTCCAGTGAAGGCGCCTGTAATGCGTATTATCGTTATGCTGAGGTGAGCTTGCCTAAAGGAAAAACGCTTGAAAAAAAACGAGCCATAGCATGA